The genomic DNA TGTTTTTTGGTGAAAAATGCTCTGATACGAGTCATTATAAGGAATTTCAAAATTCTAGCCTGCCCATTGAttgcaactttttctttttcataaaaaaatgtgtGTAGTGGAAATTGGAACAATTAATCATAAAAGCAAAACTCTAATGAGTAtaataactttaaaaagttaaaagaaaaacgaaaCAGTACTAGTTGCATGATTAACCCCACAAAAATCCACCATCTTTACGCTCGcctattctttcttttatctAAACAAAGTTTTGAAGGGgtgaaaggaaagaagaaaacaaaggaatCCTATTTTGTATAAAGGAGCTaactattcttcttcttcttctactacACAAGTACACAAACCCAAGCGTCGATGCTGACAATTCCGAACATACCCACTAATCTTTTGGGCCTTTGGATGAGTGGATCGGATCGACTAGGATGATTCCAGGACAAGAGCTGCCGTTGCTTCCGTGATGGAGTGATCAGAGTGATTGTGATCGCCCTCGTAGGTCACAATCAGCATCGTCGGATCATCCAGAGCACGCTCCACGTGTTTCCGTGCAGGGCAACCCCTCAAGCTACTACACTTGTAATATCCCCTGCAATTCTCACAAGTCACAAAACTCGTCAGCGACTCATTTAACACACCAACCAAAACTATTGAGTCTCAAGATACTCTTATCCTTCTCATACTTCTAAAATTTAtcattatcatttaattaaaatttaataataatttatcacaaatttaatgataattttaaaaattacaatattacattaattttaaatatacaCAAACATGACATTTATTATTACTCATACacaaaaagttgatttttattcTACTTAATAAAGTTTGACATTTTTTATgaacccaatataaaattaataaataaaaattaaattatcaaactcaattaaataaaagagttaattgTTTCAACACAAAACTGACACTAAATGGCAAATTGCCATTGCACCCCTACAGGCAAGTGATAGGGGAATGGGGAATTGAGATCTCCTCTgattaaggaaaattttaagattttttaattaattgtagcattttattttaaatttaatgatttataaaatgttAGCTGCTTTTGTATATgctcacttttattttatcgatgttaaaataattttatagaccattaaatttaaaatgaaagataaCGATTAACAATTAGAAAATCTTTAATTTCTCCCCACGatctaaaatgaaaaattacaattaacaattaaaaaatctttaatttctCTCCAACCGGAAGGGATCCGGATCGGGGGAATGGGTTAAATTGAAAGGTCAACTAATTGAAGGTTAATTgcccatgaaaaaaaaaaaaaaaattgaagtttaatCTGAGATGAATATTGAAACAGAGTGTCAAGCACCaatttttcaatgatttttatttgagaatattttatatttttgtgaaTTTCAAAAACAGGAAACAAAAACAGAGGAGTCATAAGAAAGAGGGAGTGGGCACCAGACATAAACACACCTTGGATGCGGAGAACCTTTGATAGGTTTCTGGCCGTATTTTCTCCAGGAATACTCATCGGGCGGAATATCCGCCATCTTCGGGCTGATTGCAGGGACTCTGGTCACTCTCTTCACTTTGGATTTCCtgctcaaacaaataaaatcaagatgGTGTTCAGtttcaaaaatcaaaccaaacatcTTTCCCAAGTGGTTACAACGATGAACCAACCTTTTCTTGGAACAGTGGCATCGGGCAGAAGACGAGCCGCACTTGAGGGCTGCCGTGCCGTCCATCGAGTTACATCTCCTCTTCAGAGACGAGGAAGACAGAGGTGGCTTTCCGACTGACGACACCTGGGACACGTGCGTGATTTGAAACCCGGACGACAGAGACGGCTGCAAACTTTCCGTGTCCCCTGTCAAACTCGACACGAAGGAATTCGCTGCAGAAATCGGCGGCGAAGGCGAGAAATTGATGCTCGTCGCCGCGGCTGCATCCTTCCTCTCCGAGGTCTGAGGCTGAGGATGGATTGGGAGCGGAGAGATGCGAACAATCGGTGTGGGATTCGGACAATAAACCTTAAAAGCGGAAACCGGTTCAGTTTTCTGAGgctgaggaggaggaggaggaggaggaggcgcCACAGGAGCCCTGCGAAACCGGGCGTGGCCGGTTCTTCTTCTATCTAGCAGAGAGATTACCCTCTTGAACCTGTCGACAGCCACATCCGCAACAGCGCCAACCTCCATAGAAGCTTTGTTAATGGCAGAATCAGCGACGGCCTCCTGGTATTGTTCTTGAGACATCAATCTCATGAGCTTCTCAACGCTCTGAATCCCAGCAGACGCGGCTTCCTTTACGGCAAAAGCGTCCTCTTCAATCTTCCCTGCCGGAGTGCTGTTGCCCCCTCCATACCCCAACATCAGCTCCACAGCCATTAATTTCCCCAACACCATTAACAAACCTTGACCCTTCTGGACTGGCTGTcgaacaataaaaataaaaataaaaaatttatagtacAACAAAGTCGGATTAGATCGTTGTTGAAGAATATGGGAAAATGATGACTAGGAAAGCAAAAAGCGGAAAAGAGGATTCGAGTCAAACTGATGCCCTCCCAACGCAAGGCAAAGGGCCACTGACCTGTCGCTTCTCTTTATCTGCCGTCAAACAAAACCCGCCAGTTCTGTCCTTCCACGTGGCAAAGATATTGACCGCTCCTCTGCGGTGGGGGTCCTCTAGACGAGATAAACCGGTTGGAGACCGTGTAAAATGATGAAGGTAGAGTGAGGATAAGGTCAAAAGGTCGTGATTAGCCGTTGGATTCTTGACTCGGTAAAATCGGAgaaagaacgaaaaaaaaaaaagtttagttGGGGACAGTGAAGCAGAGTTGACCTTTTACAGCCTTTTAATGCAAAAGTCGTTTGGGTTGAGGAGGTGCGGGGAGTGGGACCAGTGTGGTTCCTTTTTTACCGGACACCGGAAGCGGCGTCAAACTCTCAGCCCTCAAGTCACATGggattctttctttctcaccTCGCCAACAAGTTTCTTCTTCGGGAATATGACCCATAACCCATGACCCATGACCCACATCTAGATATATTTGTACCGTTTGATGTCACTGTTGGGCGTGTCCAAAATGGGATTTGATTCGGTTGGTCCAACGTTGCATGGACCTTTTACcgttttagatttttaaaataagtactAATCACTAATCAAATTGACCCAATCACGAAACAAATCACACTTTCCCCAATAACCCGTTTCGTCAAACTTGGTACATTTCTCTGAATTCAACACCGAAATTCGTATCGTGTTAGATCACATGgctgttaaaatatttttttgaagaaaagcgtttttttttttttatctttattaaagtgtttttgcacaacacataaaaaataaaattaaaaaaaataaaaaaaataaaaaagtcgaCCAAAACAATAAGTTATATAACATTCAAAATGCCTAAATCATTTTTTGCCGCTTTCCTATCTTTTATTGGCAATTGAGAATGGGTCTTTTTGGGGCCTACTTGCTACGAGCTTATTGTGagatttaatatatttttcaaaacaattgaGACGTGTAAATTACGAAGAACgtaaaaatcaagcaatcacAAAACACATATATCTACAGAGTTTCAATaatgtttcactattttttagAGAGACAATACAAGAGTAGTCAAAAAAACATCTATACAAAACCTTAGTTAGGAGCAATTATAAATATGACTCATAACTaggtcaaaacatcaagcaTTCGCTCCATGAACTAAGCCAtacaaaaaatcacatttaaaCCGTAAGGATTCCAATGTCGAATCAAGTCGGATACAAAATCAGGCTCCACATAATCTAACATAGCTCTCTCACAATGGTATGTCCAAATTACAAGTAATATGGATAACAATCACACTATGAATgcctttatttttatgctctctcttcttttgcagcttttctttattgtttctctcttcTTGTCGCAATTCCTctaattatatgaaaaataaataaataaataaagaatttgataagtTGTCATATGaacccgaaaaaaaaaaaataaataaataaataacaattttccAACCATTTtcaaggcaaaaaaaaattagctaaaAAATTTTCCACCGAAACAAATGTGCTTAATATAGAAAAACTTCAACCCAGCAGaaaatctttttatatttattgctTCTAagaacaataaattttttttttttttttcgagcatctaagaaagaaaatgagttgaTATAGATGTGGACCTACATGGTGGGGAACAAAGAAAGGCAAAAGGAATAACTAATGTCTAACTTGACATTAAACGTAATAAAGCATTAAAGCCACAAAACAACAAATGGATGGGCTCGAGGCAATCATTTGACTAGGttttaactataattttttaacttaGGATTAAAGTTTTTATCTTTTCCACTGCTTAATCATCACCAGTGTCGGTATTttttaggggtgcaaaggcgggcggtttttaaccgcccgctaaccgctaaccgctataaccgccaaccgcctaaccgcctaaccgtttaaccgcattaaccgctaaccgcctaaccgccataaccgcctagcggttagcggttagcggttattgggtctactaaccgtaaccgctaaccgctaaccgcctttttatataatatatttttataattatacatataacataatcacttgatcattaaatcacaatttttttaaaaaataattaaatcacaatttgagtattaatatattatcactataatttatatgattatatcatataatcacttgatcattaaatcacaattttttttttaaaataattaaatcacaatttgagtattaatatattatcactataatttatatgattatatcacatgagattgattattaaatcatttgattatataataacaaattatacatatataatatgacataactcataagtatactaattcatactaatacaacaattaaatatctagagacttatttccaatgtatgttataaacctataagtctatataagtctacatatgtatatgaataatataaatgtataatatcaatagttaatcatatgattcaatgacaattcaaatactttattcaagacttcaagtgaatcatattattaatgtacaatgatgatatgattcgtataatatcaaattaagtaattgacattggattaaacaatgaccaatgtgttacttataaacataatttaagtattaatgtattatcattataattttagtaatttatatattatcactataattgatatgattatatcacatgatgacttgatcattaaatcatatgattatataataataaataatacatatataatatgacataactcataagtcataagtctacaagttaatcatatgattcatgtacaatgataatcacaattgattcaattgaattaaacaatatgttacttataactacaagtctacaatttaattaaagcattattagatactttaggaatttaggatttaggagtttgaacattaccatttaccattagatattaagttcaattcaaagaaaaaagattataagtaaatatgataagaatttaaataattaatcatatgaatcatatgatataatttaatgagactatatgattatataatatcaaattaagtaattgacattagattcaacaatgtgttacttataatcacaattgaagtattaatgtattttttgaacattttttagaaaaagaaatttaaccattttttgaaagaaaaaaaaaaaagaaaattaacaattttgaacaattttgaattttatatatatatatatatatatataattgcttatagttatattatatgcatattgaataatataaatgtataagataaatatttaactatatgatccaattacaattccaatacttaatcaattattcatgtacaatgacaatgacaatgtgattcatataatatcaaattaagtaattgacattggattaaacaatgtgttacttataactacaattgaagtatttttgtttgtttgtaagtttataagatcaacacttaatcatatgatccaatgacaattcaaatatttatagcaattgggcccaagaagatattaaaaatacaagaaaaaaaaatgagggtaaaaaaaagccaaaaaaaaaaagcccaattttaaaaaagcggttagcgggcggttatctatttcactaaccgctaaccggccactaaccgctaaccgttaaccgctaggcggttagcggttgcggttagtgaaatttactaaccgctagggcggttacggttagcggttattgtcactaaccgctaaccgtaaccgcctttgcacccctagtatTTTTCAAATCCTCCAAGGGCAACTATAGCATTTCTGATGCTGTTAacttggaatatatatatatactattcaTATGTAAAATGGCTCTAATATCACTTAAAACGGTATTGTTGATGtttataaagttttaaatttctGACATAAAAAACTCTCATAAAGAAGTCTGTTAATGGCTTTAAACTTACAAGAATTGAACGCTTCAAATCTTTCTAAATCTTGAAAATTGATTATATGATTAATTGCAATAACAACAAATAGGATTGAAATCCAATTTTTCTATTAATATCTTGATTTTGTATATACTTCACAAAGTACTTTTAGGATAAGCAGCCTCTAGTTTTTTTTCTATATGGGGCTTAACTACtgataattaagttttttttctccTACCAGAAGGCTCAGAAAGTCCGACGGCCCACAGTCCAAACAACGAACCAGGATCCAAGCAACTTCTCCAAAATATAACGTCCAACAATTGATTCTTCACTTTGCCAGCTTAGTTAACCATTTGTCCATGTCATGCGTCCTTTTCCAACAGATTTAGGACGAAAAGAAAAACCTCTACgtaaataacaaattattagCGAAAGTCCTTATAACCCTAAAGAGAAATGGCAGGGGATGACATCATACATAAACTGGAAAATGACATTCCCTCAAGTACGCCTAATTTTGCTTTATTAAGATTTTGCTAAATTTTTCTCTCCATCCTCACCAACTAACTTGAGCGTCAGGTTCAGGCTCGGTAAACCACCTCTTACCTAAACGGCATGCGGTTATTGTGCCAACATTTTATAAAtcgttaaaaattatataatcgTTTTCCAAATTCTTTTAACTCTATCAATACTACATTTTCcctaaatacaaaattaatatagTAAGTGATTCACGGGTTGCACAAAATATTAGGCTATATACGAATTAGGTGGCCCACAAAAGGAAGATGAAAAATGGATGGAGAGAAGAAATTAAGTAATCATTTTTGTAAAATAGATAtaataaataagtgtgaaaatAGTATTATTATTTCCAATTAGTGATTTCAATGTGTTGACTTTCCTTGTCCAAAATCCCTTGAATGGTGTAATCAGCCTAACTCGAAACTCAAATACAACTGTGAAGATAATGACttgcaagagaaaaaaaaagaagggagaaaATCTGGCAAGTTGTAATGATGTAAGcttaattctttctttattctccttttggttttttattcaACATCTCATCATTTGTTGAAAATCTAATGGAGACGGAAAAAGAGTTTGATCCAGAATGGTTGtggtcaaaagaaaaaaaaaaaaaaaaaaaaggaaatgaaaatggtCAGCACCCTCCAAATTGGTGGAAGCCAGCTTTCCATTCTACCACTTGCCGCCAAAATACTGGTGTTTGGGTTTTCTCCATGTGTCAAGTTTAGGAAATAGttacttcaaaacaaaaaaaaaaaggaaatagttttcttaattatttgaaattgttagtaatttataCTGTTATTAGATGGCCAAAGTtcatgttattatttatttggttcttatttttttttttaatttataataatgctTATTCTCTAATCTCTATTCGTTTCATAAAAACATAAGATGTTgctctaacaaaacaatattatagatagtagtaaaaaaaaattttatagataTAATGAAAAATTTCTCACATCCTAATTTGATCTATGCTTTGTTTAACTCTTTGAATGGTACCGTTCCAATCAGTTTCCAGATTTTGCAGCATATTTTGACGAATAATTTCTATGAATGCTACCCGGTCCATCTCAACTTTCTCCATTAGACagtgattttttgatttttctctctttgttaCAAGTGCATTCTTAAATGCAATTCCTTTTGTTGTCTCTACCATCAGTGACAATTCTTCCATATGCTTGATATTTCATCCTCCATTGTTTAATGATTTGCTCCCAAAAAAGAAccaaagagaaaacaaaagacaaatcGGAGATCTAAAATCGTTACTGTTAAGATTTCGTATAAACAAATTCTTAGAAAACAACTAAAGGAAATCGAAGCCAAAAAAACAACTATTACAATGTTTACAACAATCTTCCTACCTATTAAAATTTAGTTGAGAAGGTGAGCCAATATGTGCTCTCTCATACTGTCGTTTGGACAGCAAATTGTTGAAGATCTCAATCTGCAAATAACTTTGTCCACACCTTTCctagtttttctttcttgttcattttgggAGTGATTAGGatcaattttcttcttcttcttttttattttttattttttattttttttttaatttacttttctcttaatttctttcATCTTGTTGAAAGATCATTGCATAGATTTGAAAACAAAAGCTTTCATTCAACACCCTGTAGGAGACCTTTGAACAGGTTCCAGCATAGAATGGTCAGAATCCAAAGGTCCAAACAAGAGACTGAATAGGTAGGAAGATTGTATTCCAAATTAATATGACCGACTTCCTCAAACTTCAGAATTTGCATTTCCATCTTCAGATAATGCAATAGCTAAGGTTAatttaatcacaattttttcaccTAATTGCCAACGGGCGTATGAGAAGAACTTTTTCACCTCTCGATGCCAAACAAGTGCTTGGATTTTTCCTCCATTTTGCAATGAGGCTGTTGCCCTATGGCCCCCAAGCCCACTCTGATATCTTCGGGCCTAACCGACCCAGTATGAGCATCGCTTTATTCTTTGACGCGCAAAATTATATCAGGatgtctcttttttttcttttttcttttttaaagtaaatattTGGATAAATTGGATCTCGTTCATCAATAAACTAGAACTTAGCACTATAACAAAACGACATCACAGATGCAACTAAGAATTTCTTTCAGCTGAATCTAATCTTTAACTTGTTTAGCTGCAATCTTTAGGGGTGTGTATCAATTCGGTTCGGTAGAACCATTTTCGGTCGTTTAACTTAATTTGTCGATTAAATTGGTTAACTTATTGATTATATTTCGATAAtgatttattttgaaagtttcAGTTAAACCGATATCTTGGTTAAAATTGGTTTGGTTAATCGGTTAACCATGggatttttttaattgggcaacaaattaattattttgggggcccaatttgttttttgggctaaaatagcttattgaacaaaataaattttaaatagacccATTAATGAACACAATTAGAGTCTACCATACGTATattttctactaataaattggtCATGGAATATTTATTATCGGTTAATTCGGTtaaccaataataaaaaaaaagtatatcgATTAATCGAACCGACGTCGGTATAAAAATCTTTAACTGATTATCGACCGACTTTTGGCGATAGGCAGTTAATATTGGTTCGGTCGCAATCGGTAAGTGATAAACGGTTAATCTGCTCACCCTTTAGCAATCTTTGCTAGGCATAGcattctcttttctctcaaaTATAAAACTCTTTGGTGCCGGGCATGAGGCGGGAGGGCTGCAAAATTTGCGCTGAGCAAgataatcacttttttttttttacatgtccacacaagaggaagGAAATGAGCCCATCAGTTATACTTGTTTGATTACGTTTTAATACGCATTTTTGTTATGACCAATCCATGAACCAATGAAACGAGGAGTTCCACTGGGCTCCAGATCTGTCGTGCAAAATTGTTAGTATGTTATATGTGGACCAGTCTTGAAGAATATTTGTACAACATTTAAATTTGTTTCTTTCACACACAAGAAAGAGACGAAGATGTCTCTTCTTGTTTGGAAATTAatatgtttttgcttttgcttttaatacaaatttttatgcaaatttAGGCTAAATAATTTATTGAGTGGAcaattataactttttaaagtttctgAGTAGATTACAAATTTAGTAATAATTGGAGGGAGTAAGTGAAAAGTTTGGTTGGGTGTTAGTGACCATTCAAATTCAATTACTAGGAACAACTGAAATTCAAAAGAGTTAGAGGCCCTGCAAATGCAATAATCAAGGTATCGCAGGGAATCTGAATGCGGGCTTCTACATGGGCTTTATTCCCCATGCTAGATTTAACTGTGCACCACCATATGGATTTTAGacacttatttattattatttttattaataactatgcttcttcttttttttttatttcttaaaaatattatttttaaatatatgttgacttattattagattttggatCGACTAGTGATTTTCATTGCTACGTCAATTAACCAAATGAggttcccaagaggtagctcaatcggttaggaccaCGTCtgatgaagcggaggttaccaGTTTAAATCCTCCTcaccctcttgtgtggacatgtcaaaaaaaaaaaaaaaagacctaacAAAATGAAACTTCTAATCTAATAAATATtcgggtaaagtccacttaacctcttcaaactaccaccccaaattattaattacgacaatttacctcccaaactaccaaaacaatggcAATGTACctcaaatactaaaaaaatgatgaaattacccctatataattttcaataagacaaaaatatccttaaattttttttaaaaaaaaacaaatagtattt from Corylus avellana chromosome ca6, CavTom2PMs-1.0 includes the following:
- the LOC132184365 gene encoding probable WRKY transcription factor 7, with protein sequence MVLGKLMAVELMLGYGGGNSTPAGKIEEDAFAVKEAASAGIQSVEKLMRLMSQEQYQEAVADSAINKASMEVGAVADVAVDRFKRVISLLDRRRTGHARFRRAPVAPPPPPPPPQPQKTEPVSAFKVYCPNPTPIVRISPLPIHPQPQTSERKDAAAATSINFSPSPPISAANSFVSSLTGDTESLQPSLSSGFQITHVSQVSSVGKPPLSSSSLKRRCNSMDGTAALKCGSSSARCHCSKKRKSKVKRVTRVPAISPKMADIPPDEYSWRKYGQKPIKGSPHPRGYYKCSSLRGCPARKHVERALDDPTMLIVTYEGDHNHSDHSITEATAALVLESS